The Aedes albopictus strain Foshan chromosome 1, AalbF5, whole genome shotgun sequence genomic interval ATGGAGAAAATAGCCGGCGCTTTATCTGGCGCTTTCTGAAAGTGTCGAGCCGCCTAGCGAGGTCGAACAACCGAATCAAGTTTCTCCTGAACTGCAGAAGGTGTAAAATGGTTCCACCGTGTCTCAAGATCAGAAACGACATAAAAATAGACAACGAAGCGTCGAAGCGAGAACTTGAGAAGATCATGTTCAAGCACCGTATCCGTCTTCTGAGCCTATTGATCTCCGATACGAAACGTACAATGGCTAGCTTGAGACAAACGAAGCAGAACATGAACCGTAAGATAGACGAAGACTTCGATCAACCCGACGCAGAAAGGATACGCAAGATGGTGAAAGAGAAAACTGCTACGATCTTCGAGAAGGTTAGAGCGAGAGAGAGACGGAAAGTATCCAGTATGAAAACAAGGCAGGTAATGCAAATGAACAACGAAGCTGAATGGATAGTGAACACTACGACTGTGGAAATCCCGGACTATGTGGAACGAACACTCATGCTGGGCCCAAATTTCAACATAGAAGACAAAGGGGATGTTCCATACGTGGAGTTGGTTGCGAGCATCGAGAAAAGCATTCAGAGAAAAGAAAATGCGGATGAAATCAGGTCGGAAGTGTCCAACGCGATGATAAACCATATCCACTATCATCGACAACCTCGCCACCCACCAGAGGAGTGGATCCAGAAGGAAGTTTCCAAAAGTaggaagtttttgaaagaaaatcCAAACCTGGTGGTAACAAAAGCGGATAAGGGGAGCAAAACGGTCATCATGGAtctaaacgagtaccaaaccaaGATGCAGGATCTTCTCAACGACGGAACCACGTACAAAAGGATGACTACGAATCCGACGAACAGAGTTCTCAAGAAAATGAACAGTTTTATCGATGAATGGCACAGAAAGGGCTACATTGATTTCCGCACACAACGGAGATTAAAAGATTCGAGCTGCAACCCACCAAGAATCTACGGATTACCAAAGATTCACAAAGAGAACCGTCCGCTCCGGCCGGTGGTGTCAACTATAGGAtcggcaacatacaacatggctCGATTCCTGGCGGACGTAATCGGAAAAGTGGTTGGAAAAACAGTTTTCCACGTACGCAACAGCTTCGATTTTgcagaagaaatcacaggagtccAGACAAGTGAAGAAGAGGTATTGTTTTCGCTGGATGTGGTCTCGCTCTACACGAACGTACCAGTGGACTACGCACTGAGGTGTCTGTTGGAAAGGTGGCCCGAAATAGAACAACACACGAACATCGATAAAGATAGCTTCGTCGATGCAGTAAAGGTGGTCCTAGAATCAACTTTTTTCGTCTACCAAGCCAACGTTTACGCGCAAACGTTTGGCGTTCCAATGGGATCACCACTATCCCCGGTGATTGCAAATATCGTCATGGAAAAGTTGGAACAGGAGTGCATGGTGAAACTGGAGGAGAAGCAAATACGCATGAGAGTATACAAGCGTTATGTGGACGACTGCTTTTGCGTAGCCAGAAAAGACCAAATTCAAACGATCGTGGAAGTATTCAACGAGTTTCACGAACGTTTGCAATTCACGGTGGAAGAAGAAGTTGATGCGAAAATCAAATTTCTCGACATGATGTTGGAAcgagaaaataataaaataacaaCATCCTGGCTTCCCAAACAAGCCAACGGAAGATATTTGGATTTCACATCCAAAAGTCCGTTCCAGCACAAGCAAAACACCGCGATCGCGCTAATAGATCGCGCAATAAAATTGTCGTGCGGCGAGAAACGAGAAGAAGCTCTGAACCAAGCCACGCGGATCCTGGCGAAGAACAATTACCCAACGTGGTTCGTGCACAGGGTGAGAAAACAACGCGTCCACAAGCATTACAACTCACTGGACGCGGAAACCGGACCAGATCAACACGCAAAGTATGTGTCTGCTCCCTATGTACCATGCTTGAgcgaaaaattaaggaaaatactGCGGCGCAATGACGTGGTATTAGCGTCCAGAccccaaaacaaaataaaacacaaaatctTTAGCAAGATGAAGGACCCAATACCACCAGGGAAGCAGAGAAATGTGGTGTATTCCATACCATGCGGCGCGAACGACGGGAAGGTATACGTGGGCCAGACGAAACGAATGCTGGAGGTGAGGATGGCCGAGCACAAAAACGACTGCAAAAAACGGAATCCGAAATCTGGCTTAGCTGTGCACAATATGGAAGAAGGGCATTCGTTCGACTTCGAGAAAACAGCAGTGCTAGAACGCATTGAGGACCCGGAGACCAGGATTATCGCAGAGGTATTCCACATTAAAAAGATGGGAGAAAAACAAACGGTCAATCTACAACGTGAGTGTGGCAACTTTAATTCCACATACAATGGACTATTGACCCGACTACCTGCACGATCCAATACACGAATGGGAAGACGACCGAACACAAACGATGACGAAGCTAATGACGAAACGGGCGATGTTGAACGTTGATAAGGATGCGGGAAAAAAGGGGAGTTAATTTAGTTTAATTTTGACCAGCCAAGCTGTTCGGTCTGGatcagcatgttgtaagtgtacattgtaattgtcttttttgtacgaaaattgtgaaaatgttcaataaatgtttgttttaggcgtctgatgatggctgaagcgtagtaagccgaaacgcgttacgcacaagaaatacatgcgagtttcattacaattcaccgataaaagccaatcaaaccaaataataataccgaaaataaaagattacgaacagattcaacggcaacgacttttagcgcgaaacaacggacaagaattggaactaggaatgcattaaccctagcccagcaggttgacctggcacaactagccaatgaggcatgccgtatgaagcttgagatcctaagactgagcgaagtccgaactttagagaacacagattggcgtcgggttaaATACTATTATGCTCTGgtttacgaggtgaacacgctcctcgccaccgtggagttggttttctgctcagcgctcacgcccacgctgcgctcatgaagtggtaaCCTATTAATCAGAAGATAATTGTAGGCAGATTCAGAACACGAAACCTTACCAtggtccaatgttacgcgccaaacgATGATTCCGAATtgtaagacaaagagaacttttacagtcaactgaatgctgtcgtggacaagattccgaaaggtgatatcaagatcctcatgggcgacttcaacgcgaaggttggtttcgacaactcggactatgagcacgccaTGGGACGaaatggtctcggagaaatgagcgaaaacggagagctgtttgcagagttttgtggtgattaggggatcgctctttcctcatcgaccagtgcacaaattgacatgagtttcccgtgatggcgttacggaaaatcaaatcgaccacatctgcatcagccaaaaatggagacggagccttcttgataagcggaacaaacgtagcgccgacactgcgtctgaccatcatctcctaatcggcgagatccgactgcgcattgctaggatccatcgacaggaggagaaaatcgggcgccggttcaacacactccgacaggaagacgctgcggtgaaaaggtctttcgtcgaggagctagggaACTGTGCTTCGAATATTCCAGtaagtggaagcgtagaagatcaatggtgcgccatcaagaacgccttcatcgcctccggcgagaataatttgagtgagctacgcacccgaagaaagcagtggatcacagatgttaCCTGgacgaagatagaggagcgaaggaacgccaaagccgcgatagagcgagcgaaaacacgaggagccaaagccgtagcccgtcagcgctattcggctctcgagaagaaagtgaaacgctcatgtagacgggaaaaaagagcgtgggcggactccctagccgacgaaggcgagaaagccgcaaacaccggcgacactCGTCtcgtctacgatgtctcacgttgccttagtgggaccaagatgaatgctacgatgcccatgaaagacacgtgtggacagttactgaccgactcgACTGACCAGTTGAAATGCTGCTGGTTTGagtactttggaaacctttttcaagtgtcggccacgccaccaacacctcagcatgatccgccaagggttccacGCATTAcctgtgtcaacaccgaagcttcatcagtgcagtagatagaaacagccatctgtAGCATGAAATCAAACTGGGCCCAGGGGTCGatcacatatcagctgagatgctcaaagctgaccccgtagtacaaCACAACTACTtcttcaattattctgcaacgtaTGGGAAATAGCGACATTTTTGGtagactggatgcaaggcgtcttagtaaaggtgcccaaaaagggtgacctggctgtatgcgataattgacggggTATCATGTTGTTGTGCAtctttctcaaagtcctctgaaaAGTGGTCCTTAACCTgaaacaggagaagattgacgatcCCGTGTGACGAACGTCTTAATaatgaaaacatgtggggagccctcaggcgcaagggtgtcccggagaaaatcattggcctcattgaagcacagcacaaggcattttcgtgcagagtgctGAACAACGGTATCTTGTTCGATCCCATCTGGGTCGTTGCTGCAGTGAGTTATTGATGTATACTGTCACCgctgctgttcctcatcgtaatggaCGAGATCCTGGTCGTGAATCAAattgtgggttgctgtggcagcttattatcatggagcacctaagggctcgttcaaatattacgtaacgctaagagggaagggagggggtctagcgccgtgttacgcttcatacaaaatttcaaaatttcccatacaagtgttgttacgtggggggagggagggggtcttaaACTGTCAaattttgtgttacgtaatatttgaatgaaccctaaatggcttcgaattggctgatcACGTTGCTCTCTAGCTCaacagcgctctgatatgcagagcatgctcgatgatcttgccgatcgctcctcggtggcaggtctcaccatcaggACAAGATCAAATCGTTTAATGTTAAtatggtcaacccttccagcttaacagtagctgggcaagcagtggagaatgttgaaagctttcaatatcttggtaccgtctaccctcgttggtttgaccgcatctaatctgaacactttttaatttgacccccgcttatctgcagatcgttcaaactaaaaatggttcaaacgtcattctgttcATGGAacagggtgaaacggaacgcagaatcaaaacaaaacagcaaaaagggttacaaTTAGTGTTTTTAAATACCCACGAttcctagaagttcaaattaaaaatgaaccccgatggtttgcatgaggtgtcgttcaaaccaacgggggtagacggtagccaAATGGCAATGATGCTGGCACTAAGATCGACATAAGTGCacagatcaagaaggcgagggctgcctttgcgaaatgtatggaaaactaaTCAGATAAGTCAACGCACctaaattttcaactcgaacgtgaaagcGGTGCTACTGTACGCTAGTGAAACTTGATGTGTATCATCGGAAAACACTAaacagctgcaggtcttcatcaatagatgcctgcggtacaaAACTCGTGCattgtggcctcacaattggatctccaatgtggagctctatcgtcgatgtcatcaaaagccgatagcgacagaaattcggaagcgaaagttgcagtgggtcggccacactctacgtaggggcggaaacgaaatctgcaaacaagcgttagctTGGAacccagcagaggcagacccagaggctcctggccacaggtcaaagcGATTGCTGGCAATCGcctaggatggagatctttctatTCGGCCCTCTGCTCCACCAAGGGTGCTCAGTACTGAAACTACTCTTGATTAACATTTTACAaggtattttttttcataatatttgtATTCTTTTGAATCTGCTGTAACTTGAGCATATAGGATATAGGAAAAAAATGTATAGTTTTTTCATTGAAACTTGTAGTAGAAtctatttttaacataaaaacctcaaaaattgtttccgtttgatttttttcaatagaaGAAAAAACGAAATAAAATAGAAGCAATTAACCACCCTGGGATACTGCGATACGAATTTTGAAATAAGAAGTtagatttctatagaaaaataataaaaaaaatccgagggtaatgtttttgaaaaattgaaatcaTATGGCATTTAACATAGACCCACGATGAATAtttctctcagtgtattttttatgAAAGTGCTTCAAATATCCTAAAACattttcgaagacatcatttaaaTCCAACAAGTTCtatttttaaaaagaaaattaGGTTTCTTTTTATATGTTCAAAATTTAGgcgaagaatattgcaaaactgaaaaaaaaaataaatagaaactcaTACATGggcaaaattaaattgaaattgaaaaggtCACATCCTTGATCACATGCTCTAAAAAAAACATTACTTTTCACTCGTTTATGGTGCACAACGGTTCCGAAAACCTTTTTCCACCGTTTTTCCTCATCGTGCGCTTCTCCGTctgattttcattttcatttgaaCCCCGTCTTCTTCGTCTCGGTCTCGGAGGTGTGCTTTTCCGTCCGTTCCGTTGTAGGTATTTTGCTTCTTGGTGCGGGCCCGCATGAGTCACACGAAGCGGCCAGGGGGGTCTGTGCAGGCAGAGACCTCCTCAGCTGCTGGTGTTTGCTGGTGAGGTCGAGGGAAACGGTGCGGTGGGTGGTAGATCTGGTACGTCTACTAACTAATATAGCAATTGTAGTTTTAGTTGCGGCGCGCGGTACACTTTTTTTTCCATATATAAATCAGATCATTATTTTCCACCCCAGTTTAGTGTTGTACTAGCGGTGTTAGCGGTTGGATTAAAGCGAAACGGTTAAACAAAGTGTGAACCTGCGGCGGGACAAATTGCGGTGGAGAGTGTGGAGTGACGTTAGAACAGTTGAGGACTTTCGTTCTTTTTGTGAATTAAAAGTGTGTAATTGCAGAATTAGAAAAATGATCGTCAGATTTCTGGGAATTGTGACAGTGGTGAGTGAATTCAATGGACTTTAATGGACTGTGAAATAAATTCTTATGATACAATTAGTGTTGATTTCAAATACTGAAGAAGATCACTGTAGAGGATTTATGGATTTAATTCTGTATCTGGGATATAATCAATGCAGGATAGTAAACTACGTGGAGAATACGTTTTAATATTATGTAATCTGAAAGAAGCCTTATTCCCAGCATTGATGTGGCTTATTCCCTTTCAACTGACGGAAAATTTTTGGATCACGATCACAAGTGTTCGTGAATTAATAGGTTCTCAAGCAGGTTCTCCTCAATCACTAGCTCATCCTCTCTACGTTACACCATCAGTCATGCTCCTGTTTCTACCTGCAACCACGTACTGAGTCTTGCGGGGCTCGTGAATGTGAAAAGTATTTACTGAAGATAGCGTTGGTTTAAAGTATTCTGTCGGTGAAAAATTGGATAAGATAAtataattttctcttataaatTTGTTCTCCGGATTGTTGTTTTATGCGTGAAACACTTGGAAAATCATGTGACAGAGAAACAGCTCAGTGAATCaatattcaaccatcgcgcaacaataatggcaATGTCGCAACCTCCACCGTTTTCAATAaaatactattactattactattacctccatttgttgcgacaatccacccaatgcgacataggtttgtcccaacttgaaacgatgcagttgcggtgcatcggatatcgcaTCGTGTGTAATTGGGGAGGGATTTGATTTTGTGGCAttccagagagcgagtaaaggcgcctATGGCAGGACATACGGGCTAATACCTGTGCCCCATCTCAGGAATCTATAAACCAAGCAAGGATGACATTccacactgaaaatgtgcacagtgcagctttttttcatattaaaaccgcgcacacttgcactcacactgaggagcagGCCATTCCTGAGACCAAGGAGTGACATTTACCTTCTTACCAACGTCACTCCATACAGTTTTAACGTATTATGCTTATTTAAAACTGATTGGTTGGTATGAAATTTCCCCGATGTATGGCTTCAATGTAGACCCAAGTAGAGCATTGATGTCTACAGGATTTAttataacgctgcacagtagcccgagcaggagaaaatagctgaagaatacctaactcaggtatggaaaaccgaatacctgcaacctgaatgaggtattaagtagccctgcataagaggtaaaatacctaaaataataactggtgtgtattccgtGCATAACgcgcgaataatgacttcaggtatggcaatacctaaataataatcggcgatttttccatataaatagcTATTTTCCCATagctgaataatacctcaagcagtcctcaacaccaaaccaatacctcgttgaggtattttatcaatacctacaaaataccgaaataagttattttcaatacctggataaccgaccaataccttgtcttggtatgatacctgactttggtatgctccagttatgtgccagttattcattcctgctcgggaggcCTGGTCGCTTTTATGCTTGTGATAGATTCTCTCTGATGTGCTGCAAGTAAGCTGCAGTGACAACAAAAATTATGCAAGTGTTCTATTCTATACTTGTCTAGGATTCTTTTATTGAATAGCTGTATATGTGTAGACTCGACTGGACTGACCAAAAACAGCCGTTTGATTGAAAAATTACCTATAATACCTAAGAGTTCAATTGATATTTTATTATGAAAATTTGCCAGACCAATCGGAAAGCAAACTCTTGCTAGTTTTATAGAATTACCACGTGTTTACTGCTCCACCTGTATGGGTATATCACATACCCGTTTAACGATACCTGTGATCATCtgctgctgaaaatattttttaaagcttTGCTTTGATTTATTTGACAAAGTTTTAACTGAGTGCTTGCTCTGTCGATGGATATTTTGCACGTGATAtatccgtgtggcaggcacgaagattctctatgcccaagaaagtcaaggcaatttcctttacaaaaaagtTCCTGGGCCGATCG includes:
- the LOC134285506 gene encoding uncharacterized protein LOC134285506 — encoded protein: MGSPLSPVIANIVMEKLEQECMVKLEEKQIRMRVYKRYVDDCFCVARKDQIQTIVEVFNEFHERLQFTVEEEVDAKIKFLDMMLERENNKITTSWLPKQANGRYLDFTSKSPFQHKQNTAIALIDRAIKLSCGEKREEALNQATRILAKNNYPTWFVHRVRKQRVHKHYNSLDAETGPDQHAKYVSAPYVPCLSEKLRKILRRNDVVLASRPQNKIKHKIFSKMKDPIPPGKQRNVVYSIPCGANDGKVYVGQTKRMLEVRMAEHKNDCKKRNPKSGLAVHNMEEGHSFDFEKTAVLERIEDPETRIIAEVFHIKKMGEKQTVNLQRECGNFNSTYNGLLTRLPARSNTRMGRRPNTNDDEANDETGDVER
- the LOC134288998 gene encoding uncharacterized protein LOC134288998; translation: MLLVNEISNKYGENSRRFIWRFLKVSSRLARSNNRIKFLLNCRRCKMVPPCLKIRNDIKIDNEASKRELEKIMFKHRIRLLSLLISDTKRTMASLRQTKQNMNRKIDEDFDQPDAERIRKMVKEKTATIFEKVRARERRKVSSMKTRQVMQMNNEAEWIVNTTTVEIPDYVERTLMLGPNFNIEDKGDVPYVELVASIEKSIQRKENADEIRSEVSNAMINHIHYHRQPRHPPEEWIQKEVSKSRKFLKENPNLVVTKADKGSKTVIMDLNEYQTKMQDLLNDGTTYKRMTTNPTNRVLKKMNSFIDEWHRKGYIDFRTQRRLKDSSCNPPRIYGLPKIHKENRPLRPVVSTIGSATYNMARFLADVIGKVVGKTVFHVRNSFDFAEEITGVQTSEEEVLFSLDVVSLYTNIASSMQ